A single region of the Anaerolineales bacterium genome encodes:
- a CDS encoding membrane dipeptidase, whose translation MSNDPHIILDAHLDIAWNADLFGRDFTESALSKRTREVGSEVETYLGGATVGLPEMLLGRVGIAFGTIYTPPANSKLSRGRGYETPGQAHTLGLTQADIYHKLADSHPNIALIRTQKELQNVLDSWAEGVPLTDHKVGIVILMEGADPIREPSEVDFWYERGVRIIGPAWGATRYSGGTASPGGLTPLGHDLLSVMSRYKAILDLSHMAEEAYLQAVDRYEGQIIASHSNPRRFCESDRHLSDDMVRRLAERDGVMGVVMYNRFMWQLSATPDKADAPMTRIAEIIDHICQVTGSARHVGLGSDWDGGFGMERIPAEMDTIGDLRLLRPLLAGRGYSDADIGAIERGNFLRVLRAALPY comes from the coding sequence ATGTCAAACGACCCACACATTATTCTTGATGCCCATCTTGATATTGCCTGGAATGCCGATCTTTTTGGGCGGGATTTTACCGAGAGTGCCCTCAGCAAACGCACCCGCGAAGTTGGCAGCGAGGTGGAAACCTACCTCGGCGGAGCGACGGTGGGACTCCCCGAAATGCTTTTAGGGCGGGTGGGGATTGCTTTTGGAACGATCTACACGCCACCCGCCAATTCCAAACTTTCACGCGGGCGGGGCTACGAAACCCCCGGTCAGGCGCATACGCTAGGGCTGACCCAAGCCGACATCTACCACAAGCTGGCGGACAGCCACCCCAACATCGCCCTCATCCGCACCCAAAAGGAACTTCAAAACGTCCTCGATTCGTGGGCAGAGGGAGTCCCCCTCACCGATCACAAAGTGGGCATTGTCATCCTCATGGAGGGCGCTGATCCGATCCGCGAACCGAGCGAAGTGGACTTTTGGTATGAGCGCGGGGTGCGCATTATTGGTCCGGCGTGGGGCGCGACGCGCTACAGCGGGGGGACGGCATCCCCCGGCGGCTTGACCCCGCTAGGGCATGACCTGCTCTCGGTGATGAGCCGCTACAAGGCGATCCTTGATTTGAGCCACATGGCGGAGGAGGCTTACCTTCAGGCGGTAGATCGCTATGAGGGGCAGATCATCGCCAGCCACAGCAACCCGCGCCGCTTTTGCGAGAGTGACCGCCACCTTTCCGACGATATGGTCCGCCGCCTTGCCGAACGCGATGGGGTGATGGGCGTCGTCATGTACAATCGCTTTATGTGGCAGTTGAGCGCCACCCCCGACAAAGCCGATGCGCCTATGACGCGCATTGCCGAGATCATCGATCACATCTGCCAAGTGACCGGCTCAGCACGGCACGTGGGCTTGGGGTCGGATTGGGATGGCGGCTTTGGGATGGAGCGTATTCCAGCCGAGATGGATACCATTGGCGATTTGCGCTTGCTGCGCCCGCTTTTGGCGGGGCGTGGCTACAGCGACGCCGATATTGGGGCGATAGAGCGCGGGAACTTTCTCCGTGTGCTGCGGGCGGCGCTTCCCTATTAA
- a CDS encoding DsbA family protein: MTAKGSAAPQKKPISDKKAAAERRRKQQQQQRTIVASIIGFAVLAVAVIVILIQSRPIDATIDETVEAELTAITSKEGFTGKTEQGFFFIGKADAPVLIEEFSSFSCPACLSYHENYFKNLKDKIEAGDVKFVYIPLWTFGGFNSENMARAAICAGEQSPAKFWEMHEVMFDWQTRYASGSNDSRRLSLAAGQLGLDTSAFDQCLGSSSTNDRLKASEDAMKARGVNATPTVYVDGEKLYPETANGQSGPSLSQLRGIIEAKVAAKRQ, translated from the coding sequence ATGACAGCAAAAGGGAGCGCAGCCCCCCAAAAGAAACCCATCAGTGACAAGAAGGCAGCCGCCGAGCGCCGCCGCAAGCAGCAGCAGCAGCAACGCACTATCGTCGCCAGCATCATCGGCTTTGCCGTCCTCGCCGTCGCCGTGATTGTGATCTTGATCCAAAGTCGCCCTATTGACGCCACCATTGATGAGACAGTCGAGGCGGAACTGACCGCCATCACCAGCAAAGAAGGTTTCACGGGCAAAACGGAGCAGGGCTTTTTCTTCATTGGCAAAGCAGATGCACCCGTCTTAATTGAAGAATTTTCGAGCTTTTCCTGTCCGGCGTGCCTCAGCTACCACGAAAACTACTTCAAAAATCTGAAGGATAAAATCGAAGCAGGGGATGTCAAGTTTGTCTATATCCCCCTGTGGACGTTCGGCGGCTTCAATTCTGAGAACATGGCACGAGCGGCAATTTGCGCCGGAGAGCAATCCCCGGCAAAGTTTTGGGAGATGCATGAGGTCATGTTTGATTGGCAAACACGCTATGCCAGCGGATCGAACGACAGCCGTCGGCTTTCCCTTGCGGCAGGGCAGCTTGGCTTGGATACCAGCGCCTTTGATCAATGCTTGGGCAGCAGCAGCACGAATGACCGCCTAAAAGCCTCCGAAGACGCGATGAAGGCACGTGGCGTCAACGCTACCCCCACCGTGTATGTGGACGGTGAAAAACTCTACCCAGAGACGGCGAACGGTCAGAGCGGACCCTCGCTCTCGCAATTGCGCGGGATCATCGAAGCAAAGGTTGCCGCCAAACGACAGTAA
- a CDS encoding type II toxin-antitoxin system HicA family toxin, producing the protein MPPLPVISGGRWVKALEKIGFLSVCQTGSHIIVRCAEPLTTIPIPDHKELAPGTLRSIIRQAGLSIAEFIALL; encoded by the coding sequence TTGCCTCCACTTCCCGTAATTTCAGGGGGACGTTGGGTTAAAGCGTTAGAGAAAATCGGCTTTCTCAGCGTTTGTCAAACAGGCAGCCATATCATTGTGCGTTGTGCTGAGCCTCTCACCACCATTCCTATCCCCGATCATAAAGAACTCGCTCCGGGTACCCTTCGATCCATTATCCGTCAGGCAGGGCTGAGCATCGCTGAATTTATTGCCCTTCTTTGA
- a CDS encoding type II toxin-antitoxin system HicB family antitoxin, which produces MRQIVLYPDPESNFWIAECPSLPGCVTQGETCEDAIRAIQDAIQGVIAVMEEAGDW; this is translated from the coding sequence ATGCGCCAGATCGTCCTCTACCCCGATCCCGAATCCAACTTCTGGATTGCTGAATGTCCTAGCCTTCCCGGTTGTGTTACCCAAGGCGAAACCTGCGAGGACGCCATCCGCGCTATTCAAGATGCTATTCAGGGCGTAATTGCCGTTATGGAAGAGGCTGGTGATTGGTGA
- a CDS encoding HAD family phosphatase yields MRGNTPLRAVVFDLDGTIIDTETPDYEAWREVYQRHGLDVSLDLWKQRVGFATIDGVSDVFDPQRHLERLTGKPLTAHEREAQHVRYLALCAAQPILPGVRELIEAVAARGIPLGLASNSDRPWVEHWLTHVRLRSYFTCVYTRDDVSKPKPAPDMYEAVVACLGLPAESCLAIEDSPTGMRSALSAGLRVVAVPGPLTIQLARPTVALTLTRLDEITPEALLAL; encoded by the coding sequence ATGCGTGGCAACACACCCCTTCGCGCCGTCGTCTTTGATTTGGACGGGACAATCATTGATACAGAAACCCCCGATTACGAGGCTTGGCGCGAGGTTTATCAGCGACACGGGCTGGATGTCAGCCTTGATCTTTGGAAGCAGCGCGTTGGGTTCGCCACCATAGATGGCGTTTCCGATGTCTTTGATCCACAGCGCCACCTCGAACGGCTGACGGGAAAACCGCTCACCGCCCACGAGCGCGAGGCACAGCACGTCCGCTATCTTGCCTTGTGCGCTGCGCAGCCGATCCTCCCCGGCGTGCGCGAACTTATTGAGGCAGTCGCAGCGCGGGGCATTCCGCTTGGGTTGGCGTCGAACTCGGATCGTCCCTGGGTGGAGCATTGGCTGACTCATGTTCGCTTGCGTTCGTATTTCACCTGTGTCTACACCCGTGACGATGTGAGCAAGCCGAAACCAGCGCCAGATATGTACGAGGCGGTGGTCGCCTGTTTGGGACTGCCCGCCGAAAGCTGCCTTGCCATTGAAGATTCGCCAACGGGGATGCGTTCGGCGCTCTCCGCTGGACTGCGCGTGGTGGCGGTGCCGGGTCCGCTGACAATCCAATTGGCGCGTCCGACGGTGGCGCTCACCCTAACGCGCCTAGACGAAATAACCCCTGAGGCGTTATTGGCGCTCTGA
- a CDS encoding nicotinamide-nucleotide amidohydrolase family protein: MSAGDLLEQVVAQPLLARNLTIALAESCTGGLIAHRLTNIAGSSAYVLGGVVSYSNEAKIALLGVSVDDLGREGAVSAIVARQMASGARRTFGAAVGLSVTGIAGPGGGTPTKPVGLTYLGIETPDGAKVIRRVWEADREGNKAASAQAALELLAAYLAGRLDQVDTGIESA; this comes from the coding sequence ATGTCCGCTGGAGACCTTTTAGAACAGGTGGTTGCTCAACCGCTTCTCGCTCGCAACTTGACCATCGCCCTTGCCGAATCCTGCACGGGGGGGCTGATTGCCCATCGTCTGACGAATATTGCCGGAAGTTCTGCCTATGTGTTGGGCGGCGTCGTCAGCTACAGCAACGAGGCAAAGATCGCCCTTTTGGGCGTCAGCGTCGATGATCTGGGGCGGGAAGGGGCAGTCAGCGCAATCGTGGCACGGCAGATGGCATCTGGGGCGCGGCGGACGTTTGGGGCGGCGGTGGGGTTGAGCGTCACCGGCATTGCCGGACCGGGCGGCGGGACGCCCACAAAACCTGTTGGTCTCACCTATCTGGGCATCGAAACGCCTGATGGGGCAAAGGTGATTCGGCGCGTGTGGGAGGCAGACCGCGAGGGAAACAAAGCCGCCTCTGCCCAAGCCGCGCTGGAGTTGTTGGCGGCATACTTGGCGGGGCGGCTGGATCAGGTTGATACAGGCATAGAGAGTGCCTGA
- a CDS encoding MFS transporter, with the protein MPIFVRDRFTWLGYLLTGYLAYMQAVMTPAARFLSSETGYSYTERSLHLGLAACGGVLIGLVGDRLTARVGRFVVLWGGAALMLVGMLIAVWGMTLPVTLGGALLSGLGGAIQLITIQAAYSDLHGVRRSFALTESNIIASFTVLFAPVLAGELQRAGIGWRGAIYLPGIIVACIAIAFWRTPIPPIQGEGSSPQAARRLLPFRFWLAVTANGVGTAAEWSTIFWASEFLEKVVGFAAIDSVTLLSLFFLAMLAGRFVGSRLARHYPPAPLFVGAFLLALVGFLLLWQAKIPTLNVIGLFITGLGIANLYPQGVSLSLESAPGQANTASARNTLFVGMAIFTAPLILGGIGDQVGIFNAYGFVVLFLAVGAALALAAFVLVRRENRGGFV; encoded by the coding sequence GTGCCAATTTTTGTACGGGATCGATTCACCTGGTTGGGCTACCTTCTGACGGGCTACCTTGCCTACATGCAGGCGGTGATGACTCCGGCTGCCCGCTTCCTTAGCAGCGAAACTGGCTACAGCTATACGGAACGCAGTTTGCACTTGGGGTTAGCCGCCTGTGGGGGTGTCCTGATCGGCTTGGTAGGAGATCGCCTCACGGCGCGGGTGGGGCGTTTCGTCGTTTTGTGGGGTGGGGCGGCGCTCATGCTGGTGGGTATGCTGATCGCCGTGTGGGGGATGACCCTTCCGGTGACGCTTGGTGGGGCGCTGCTCTCTGGGTTGGGGGGCGCCATTCAATTGATCACCATTCAAGCTGCCTACTCCGATCTGCACGGTGTGCGGCGCTCCTTTGCCCTCACCGAGAGCAATATCATCGCCAGTTTCACCGTGCTGTTTGCCCCCGTCCTTGCCGGCGAGTTGCAGCGGGCGGGAATTGGCTGGCGCGGTGCGATCTACCTTCCGGGGATCATCGTTGCCTGTATTGCCATCGCTTTCTGGCGGACTCCTATTCCCCCTATACAGGGCGAGGGTTCGTCCCCTCAGGCGGCACGTCGCCTACTTCCCTTTCGCTTTTGGCTGGCGGTCACCGCCAACGGGGTTGGCACAGCCGCCGAATGGAGTACGATCTTTTGGGCGTCGGAATTCCTCGAAAAAGTGGTCGGGTTCGCCGCCATTGACTCGGTGACGCTGCTCTCCTTGTTTTTTCTGGCGATGCTTGCTGGACGATTCGTTGGCAGCCGCCTTGCCCGACACTATCCGCCCGCCCCTCTTTTTGTTGGGGCATTTCTCCTCGCCCTTGTGGGCTTTCTGCTGTTGTGGCAAGCCAAAATACCCACCCTCAACGTGATCGGTTTGTTCATCACCGGCTTGGGGATAGCCAATCTCTACCCACAAGGCGTTTCACTCTCTTTGGAAAGCGCACCCGGACAGGCAAACACCGCCAGCGCCCGCAACACGCTCTTTGTTGGCATGGCCATTTTCACTGCCCCGCTTATCCTCGGCGGGATTGGCGATCAGGTCGGTATTTTCAATGCCTATGGGTTCGTCGTCCTGTTTTTGGCGGTGGGGGCGGCGTTAGCGTTGGCAGCGTTTGTATTGGTTCGCAGAGAGAATCGTGGAGGGTTTGTCTGA
- a CDS encoding carbon-nitrogen family hydrolase translates to MVQMNIKDGDPRKNWATMQELCQEAARRGAELVVFPELWDNGYMLDKAKEFASPMAGGLFAQVGALAKQLNIFILGSMLEKRGVGVYNTCAVFSPRTGTMGAYRKIHLFEPLQEPLYLSPGEAPLSVDLPWGTTGIAICYDLRFPELLRRYAVEGAKVLVLPAEWPQARINHWRTLLQARAIENQYFVIGCNRVGEYNGTVFGGHSMIVDPWGNLVAEAGEGETIITAKFNTDMVDEVRQKLPVLGDRRPSLYS, encoded by the coding sequence ATGGTGCAGATGAACATTAAAGATGGCGACCCGCGCAAAAACTGGGCAACCATGCAAGAATTATGTCAGGAAGCAGCGCGGCGCGGCGCGGAGTTGGTGGTTTTTCCCGAATTATGGGATAACGGGTACATGCTGGACAAGGCAAAGGAATTCGCCAGCCCCATGGCGGGCGGGTTGTTTGCCCAAGTGGGGGCGTTGGCAAAACAACTCAATATCTTCATCTTGGGGTCGATGCTCGAAAAACGTGGGGTCGGTGTCTACAATACCTGTGCTGTCTTTTCCCCTCGCACGGGGACGATGGGCGCGTACCGCAAAATCCATCTCTTTGAGCCGCTTCAAGAACCGCTCTACCTCAGCCCAGGCGAAGCGCCGCTCAGTGTTGACCTTCCCTGGGGAACAACGGGGATCGCCATTTGCTATGATTTGCGCTTTCCCGAACTCTTGCGACGCTATGCCGTTGAGGGGGCAAAAGTTCTCGTCTTGCCCGCCGAATGGCCACAGGCGCGGATCAACCATTGGCGAACCTTGCTCCAAGCCCGTGCCATTGAAAATCAGTATTTTGTGATCGGCTGCAATCGGGTGGGCGAATACAATGGGACGGTATTCGGCGGACACTCGATGATTGTTGACCCTTGGGGGAATCTTGTTGCCGAGGCAGGCGAGGGCGAGACAATCATCACCGCGAAATTCAACACCGATATGGTGGATGAAGTTCGACAGAAGTTGCCCGTTCTGGGGGATCGCCGTCCGAGTTTGTATTCGTAA
- a CDS encoding alpha/beta hydrolase, with product MSIQHLNEIDITYDTFGTVSGTPLLLLHGAFLSRRQWAQQVYAFATRYKVITCDLRGHGESGRSPNTYALPLFADDVSKLIAALGYERVILCGHSFGGMVAQEVAITFPAQVSALILAESHSGMTNTFPGTLRTMLGWWLTALISVERAAHNMADQHGKYAPEVAEYLRREINVHARDKVNYLNIRRAEIAFSTKHRLESIEAPTLLLAGEYHPTTHKLISQMRREIKQAVVKIVPNAGYLVNMDNPEGFNRAVLEFLEGLSRPRIL from the coding sequence ATGTCCATCCAGCACCTCAATGAGATCGATATTACCTACGACACCTTCGGGACGGTAAGCGGAACACCTCTGCTGCTCCTGCATGGGGCGTTTCTCAGCCGCCGCCAGTGGGCGCAGCAAGTCTATGCCTTCGCCACCCGTTACAAGGTGATCACCTGCGATCTGCGAGGTCACGGTGAGTCGGGGCGCTCGCCAAACACCTATGCCCTTCCCCTGTTTGCTGATGATGTCAGTAAACTGATCGCCGCACTCGGCTATGAACGGGTGATTCTCTGCGGGCATAGCTTCGGGGGGATGGTTGCCCAAGAGGTGGCGATCACTTTTCCCGCCCAAGTAAGCGCCCTGATCCTTGCTGAAAGCCATTCGGGAATGACAAACACCTTCCCCGGAACCCTCCGAACGATGCTTGGATGGTGGCTGACGGCGTTGATATCCGTAGAGCGGGCGGCGCACAACATGGCAGACCAACACGGCAAATATGCGCCGGAAGTTGCCGAATACCTGCGCCGTGAGATCAATGTTCATGCCCGCGACAAAGTAAACTACCTCAACATTCGCCGCGCCGAGATTGCCTTTAGCACAAAGCACCGGCTAGAGTCCATCGAAGCGCCCACTCTCTTGCTGGCGGGGGAATATCACCCAACGACGCATAAGCTGATCTCCCAGATGAGACGTGAGATCAAACAGGCTGTGGTGAAGATTGTTCCCAATGCCGGCTACCTTGTAAATATGGATAATCCAGAGGGATTCAACCGCGCCGTGTTGGAATTTCTGGAGGGGTTGAGCCGACCACGCATACTCTAA
- a CDS encoding VOC family protein gives MTKIVPHLWFDKQAKEAAECYAAVFDDSRVLSAATLSDTPSGNIEIVNVVLCGQPFQFLSAGPLFQFNPSISFQVDCATSEECQRLWSALVEGGAVLMPLGVYPFSEQYGWLQDRYGVSWQIALIAGAKQRITPTLMFTGAQHGKAKEAIDVYTGLFPNATLLSSVYYGKDADAPAVEGTVKHATFTLDGLSFAAIDSAHDHGFSFNESISFMVYCQTQAEIDHYWNALSAVPEAEQCGWLKDAYGVSWQIVPEAMDAMMSDPDSAAVARVTEAFLAMKKFDLAALEKAYTGG, from the coding sequence ATGACCAAAATCGTCCCCCATCTTTGGTTTGATAAACAGGCGAAAGAAGCCGCCGAATGCTATGCCGCTGTGTTTGATGATTCCCGTGTGCTGAGCGCAGCGACGCTCTCTGATACCCCTTCGGGAAATATTGAGATCGTAAACGTTGTCTTGTGTGGGCAGCCCTTTCAATTCCTCAGCGCCGGACCGTTGTTCCAATTCAACCCGTCCATCTCCTTTCAGGTGGATTGTGCCACCAGCGAGGAATGTCAACGCCTGTGGAGCGCCCTTGTCGAAGGCGGGGCGGTGTTGATGCCGTTGGGGGTCTACCCCTTCAGCGAACAGTACGGTTGGCTGCAAGATCGTTACGGCGTCTCATGGCAGATCGCGCTGATCGCTGGGGCAAAACAAAGGATTACTCCCACCCTCATGTTCACCGGCGCACAGCACGGCAAGGCAAAGGAAGCCATAGATGTGTACACCGGTCTATTCCCCAACGCCACGCTGCTCAGCAGCGTCTATTACGGAAAAGATGCGGATGCCCCGGCTGTGGAAGGGACGGTCAAACACGCCACCTTCACTTTAGATGGGTTGTCCTTTGCCGCCATAGACAGCGCCCACGATCACGGCTTTTCCTTCAACGAGTCGATCTCTTTCATGGTGTACTGTCAAACCCAAGCCGAGATCGATCATTACTGGAATGCCCTTTCCGCCGTACCAGAAGCAGAACAGTGTGGCTGGTTGAAGGATGCCTACGGCGTGTCTTGGCAGATTGTCCCAGAGGCGATGGATGCCATGATGTCCGATCCCGATTCGGCAGCCGTTGCGCGGGTTACGGAAGCCTTCCTCGCCATGAAGAAGTTTGATCTGGCGGCACTCGAAAAGGCATACACGGGGGGGTAA
- a CDS encoding VOC family protein — MAHVSTYLNFPGKTEEAFTFYRSVFGTEFEAPIQYMRDIPPHPNNPPISKEQEGYVMHVSLPITAGHRLMGTDVLGAERNPLIMGTNISISIEPDTQQETERLFNALAQGGKIDMPLSKTFWNAYYGALTDQYGVQWMFNCPLNTK, encoded by the coding sequence ATGGCTCATGTAAGTACCTATCTTAATTTCCCCGGAAAAACGGAAGAAGCATTCACCTTCTACCGCAGCGTTTTTGGCACAGAGTTTGAAGCGCCCATTCAATATATGCGCGATATTCCCCCCCATCCAAACAATCCGCCGATTTCCAAAGAGCAAGAGGGTTATGTGATGCATGTGTCCCTACCAATCACAGCCGGACACCGCCTGATGGGAACGGATGTGTTGGGAGCGGAACGAAACCCGCTGATTATGGGAACGAATATCAGTATCAGTATCGAACCAGATACACAGCAAGAAACGGAACGCCTCTTTAACGCCCTTGCCCAAGGCGGCAAGATTGATATGCCCCTCAGCAAGACGTTCTGGAACGCCTATTACGGGGCGCTCACCGATCAATACGGGGTGCAGTGGATGTTTAACTGCCCGCTCAACACGAAGTAA